The genomic DNA GGCGACGATGGAATTTGAAACTGTCGACGAAGGCATTATCGGCAAAATTCTGGTCGCGGAAGGCACAGAAGGCGTAAAAGTAAACACGCCGATCTGCATTATTGGCGAAGAAGGCGAGGAAATGTCATCTGCGTCCGCAGCGCCCGCCCCAAAGGCCGAAGCTGCTGGTGTGGCTGATACTGTAGCACCTGCCGAGGCCGCTGCGACAACGTCTGCCGCCCCTGCGCCCGCTGCAAAGGACGGCTCACGCCTGTTTGCAACACCACTTGCACGGCGCATCGCCAAAGACAAAGGGCTCGATCTTGCAACAATCAAAGGCTCCGGCCCGCATGGGCGCATCATCAAAGCCGACGTCGAAAACGCGACCGCACAACCTGCCGCCGCGTCAGCTGCTGCTCCTTTAGCATCCAGCGCCGTCGCTGTGACAGGCCCAAGCGCCCAACAGGTCATCAAGATGTACGAAGGCCGCAAGTTTGAGGAAATCAAACTCGACGGTATGCGCAAAATTATCGCATCGCGCCTGACAGAAGCCAAACAAACCGTGCCGCATTTCTACCTGCGTCGCGACATCGAACTCGACACCTTGCTAAAGTTCCGCAGCCAGCTGAACAAAACTCTGGAACCGCGCGGCGTGAAACTGTCAGTCAACGATTTCATCATCAAAGCCTGTGCATTGGCATTACAGGAAATCCCTGAAGCCAACGCAGTTTGGGCCGGTGATCATGTGTTGCAAATGACAGCCTCGGACGTTGCTGTTGCTGTGGCAATCGAGGGCGGTCTGTTCACACCAGTGTTGCAAGACGCTGAAACGAAGTCCCTTTCAGCGCTTAGCGCACAAATGAAAGACCTCGCCTCGCGTGCCCGTGAGCGCAAACTCGCGCCACATGAATATCAAGGGGGCAGCTTTGCGATCTCGAACCTCGGGATGTTTGGCATCGACAACTTTGATGCAATCATCAACCCACCCCACTCCGGCATCTTGGCCGTCGGCGCTGGCGCGAAAAAGCCAATCGTCGGAGCAGACGGCGAAATTAAAGTCGCGACGATCATGTCCACGACATTGTCCGTTGATCACCGTGTGATTGATGGCGCGATGGGCGCGAACCTGCTGAATGCGATCAAAGCCAATCTCGAAAACCCAATGGGTATGCTCGCCTAAGGCAAGACGGGTATGCTCGAATAGAACACTCCTAAACGGAAACAAAAGGGCCGCGCCGGATCACTCCGCGCAGCCCTTCTTTCTGACTCACTCAGTCTTTGTCTCAAAAATATCCCAGGGGCGTCGCACAGCGATGGGGGCTGGCCCCCACTTTTCTTGCGCGCCGCAGGCGCCCCCCCCCCCCCTATCGCGGCACGCACAAACCTTATCCGTGCGTGCGCAACAACTGATCCATCGTGCGCGACGGCTGCGAACAGCCCGCTTCGCCCACAACTTTGGCCGGAACACCAGCCACGGTCTTCATAGGCGCGACATCTTCCAACACCACGGACCCTGCCGCAATCCGGCTGCAATGGCCAACAGTGATATTGCCAAGAATCTTCGCTCCAGCCCCAATCAATACGCCATCGCCGATTTTGGGGTGACGGTCCTCTTCTTCTTTGCCGGTGCCCCCTAAAGTGACCGAATGCAGCATCGACACGTTGTCCCCGACCACAGCCGTCTCACCGATCACGATTGAGTGGGCGTGGTCGATCATCAGCCCCTTGCCGATGGTCGCACCGGGATGAATATCCACACCGAAAATCTCAGAAATCCGCATCTGCACGTAATAGGCAAGATCTTTACGACCCTGTTTCCACAACGCGTTACCAATTCGATAGGCTTGAACAGCTTGAAAGCCCTTGAAGAACAACAGCGGCTGCAAAAACCGATGACTTGCGGGATCGCGGTCATAGATCGCAACAATATCCGCGCGTGCGGCCTCGGCCAAATACGGATCGGACGCATAGGCAAGATCGGCAATCTCGCGCAGCATTTGATCCGACATTTCGGACGATGCCAGCTTCATCGAAATACGGTACGCCAGCGCACGTTCAAGCGATTTGTGGTGCAAAACAGACGTATGCACAAAGCCACCAATCAGCGGCTCGTTGCGGATCGCATCCTCGGCCTCATTGCAAATGCGCTGCCAAACCGGATCAATCTCGGCGATTTTAGGATTTGTCTGGGCCATAGCGCACCTCACATTGTTGTATTCTCTTACAGTACATAGGGTGTAAATTCCAAGAATAAAGCTGTGATCTTGCACATCACACCTCGCGATGACCCCGCTGGCGCCATATTTCCAGCGCCTGCAACACGGCGAGCAGTGCCGAACAATAACGCGCGCTGGAGTGTGGCGACCCATCACGTGGGAGCAAGCTAGCCTGCGCATAAAGCGATCCGGTCCCACCACCCGGGTGCGAGCGCCCATGGCACTTGCGCCACAGATCAGCAGTGTGCGCAGCCTCAATCAGCTGGCCCGCCGCCGCGGCCCAAGTGTCCTGCGGTAACGCCAACAATGCACGTGCTGCAAGGTCAAGATCGCTCAGCCCCACATAGATCGCATCAACTGGCCAATACTAGACCAGCCGACGGCCCCTCACCGAACACTTCAGACATTTGTGCCACGTCGACACGCGTGGCACCAATCCCGTCAGCGGCCTGCATCGCAGCAGTGTAGATCCAGCTTGGATCCGACACCGTCACCTGGCGCA from Octadecabacter antarcticus 307 includes the following:
- a CDS encoding DUF7742 family protein, with the translated sequence MGLSDLDLAARALLALPQDTWAAAAGQLIEAAHTADLWRKCHGRSHPGGGTGSLYAQASLLPRDGSPHSSARYCSALLAVLQALEIWRQRGHREV
- the cysE gene encoding serine O-acetyltransferase, which codes for MAQTNPKIAEIDPVWQRICNEAEDAIRNEPLIGGFVHTSVLHHKSLERALAYRISMKLASSEMSDQMLREIADLAYASDPYLAEAARADIVAIYDRDPASHRFLQPLLFFKGFQAVQAYRIGNALWKQGRKDLAYYVQMRISEIFGVDIHPGATIGKGLMIDHAHSIVIGETAVVGDNVSMLHSVTLGGTGKEEEDRHPKIGDGVLIGAGAKILGNITVGHCSRIAAGSVVLEDVAPMKTVAGVPAKVVGEAGCSQPSRTMDQLLRTHG
- a CDS encoding pyruvate dehydrogenase complex dihydrolipoamide acetyltransferase → MAIEILMPALSPTMEEGTLAKWLVKEGDEVKSGDLIAEIETDKATMEFETVDEGIIGKILVAEGTEGVKVNTPICIIGEEGEEMSSASAAPAPKAEAAGVADTVAPAEAAATTSAAPAPAAKDGSRLFATPLARRIAKDKGLDLATIKGSGPHGRIIKADVENATAQPAAASAAAPLASSAVAVTGPSAQQVIKMYEGRKFEEIKLDGMRKIIASRLTEAKQTVPHFYLRRDIELDTLLKFRSQLNKTLEPRGVKLSVNDFIIKACALALQEIPEANAVWAGDHVLQMTASDVAVAVAIEGGLFTPVLQDAETKSLSALSAQMKDLASRARERKLAPHEYQGGSFAISNLGMFGIDNFDAIINPPHSGILAVGAGAKKPIVGADGEIKVATIMSTTLSVDHRVIDGAMGANLLNAIKANLENPMGMLA